The following are from one region of the Halobacteriovorax vibrionivorans genome:
- a CDS encoding glycosyltransferase, with translation MMINIFRKQQNILYVSPTYNSGSRERMLIRDCLLLKEIGHNIFLYCLKDSFLHRECKKAGIDCIFHTGTTKLRVWNWYKLNKLRGIIKRYDINIVHCYQLNFLWPLASYLRKRNLTALFFTINFEMKKFYKQFWYRPLIKRIDLIFIPFREMIESINAHMDVPVRKIYSSGLGVDKINFDQKYTFDEESLTHLSCWVNDHEVELNDLTVCLESLWALNLDSTMPKRFKLHIFSNRKWKRNILYKPLQEKIAEYKLENYVEFHEADDIYNVRSDIWISYTSKSPIEDYALLAILKGIPTVVPRNATTQELHRIYHGSLETYRQGDARELRSKVKEIVLKNKEYKQACFNSRDELWNEHGIDGYKYNLFKLYEKHLNKRIRFYN, from the coding sequence ATGATGATTAATATCTTTAGAAAACAACAAAATATTCTCTACGTATCACCTACGTATAACTCTGGCTCTAGAGAGAGAATGCTCATTAGAGATTGCTTACTGCTAAAAGAAATTGGGCATAATATTTTTCTATACTGTTTAAAAGACTCGTTTCTACATCGTGAATGTAAGAAGGCGGGGATTGATTGTATTTTTCATACAGGGACAACAAAGCTTCGTGTCTGGAATTGGTATAAGTTAAATAAACTTAGAGGTATCATCAAAAGATACGATATTAATATTGTTCACTGCTATCAATTAAACTTTCTTTGGCCTTTAGCCTCTTATTTAAGAAAGAGAAACCTCACTGCCTTATTCTTTACAATTAATTTTGAAATGAAGAAGTTTTACAAGCAGTTCTGGTATCGTCCATTAATTAAAAGGATCGATCTGATCTTCATTCCTTTTAGAGAGATGATAGAGTCAATCAATGCTCATATGGATGTTCCCGTAAGAAAGATTTATTCTTCAGGTCTTGGTGTCGATAAAATTAACTTTGATCAGAAGTATACTTTCGATGAGGAAAGCCTAACACACTTATCTTGCTGGGTTAATGATCATGAAGTTGAATTAAATGACTTAACTGTCTGTCTTGAAAGTTTATGGGCCTTAAATCTCGACAGCACAATGCCAAAGCGCTTTAAATTACATATTTTCTCTAATCGTAAATGGAAAAGAAATATACTTTATAAGCCGCTTCAGGAAAAAATTGCAGAATATAAGCTTGAGAATTATGTCGAGTTTCATGAGGCCGATGATATTTACAATGTACGCTCTGATATTTGGATATCATATACTTCAAAGTCACCAATTGAAGATTATGCACTCTTGGCCATCTTAAAAGGAATTCCAACTGTTGTGCCGCGTAATGCCACAACTCAGGAACTTCATCGAATTTATCATGGCTCCCTTGAAACTTATCGACAAGGAGATGCAAGAGAGCTTAGATCCAAGGTGAAAGAGATCGTCTTAAAGAATAAAGAGTATAAGCAGGCGTGTTTTAATTCTCGTGATGAATTATGGAATGAGCACGGTATTGATGGCTATAAATACAATTTATTCAAACTCTACGAAAAGCACCTTAATAAACGTATAAGATTCTATAATTAA
- a CDS encoding Gfo/Idh/MocA family protein → MTKVKVASIGFGHLGQWHAQKAHQLDGCELIAIVEPYEPNQKKAQEKYPETKIVSDIKEVMNEIDAAVIATPTSYHYEIAKGLLENGKHVFCEKPVTVTVEEAKELKELASKAGVKLQVGHSERCHQVWERLEEFSEIVKNNSVATIVRNSPFKGRAADVGVVEDLMIHDLDLALMLFGKPKSIRAYGMKVLTDKFDHVKALLNYGHSVVTIENSRNDVKTERSVQLNSANGILRVDLLNNKVSYSKDIKSDSEQEIHEFDYEKRDHLYIEQEKFYNSITNNIEEFVTIDDGIAAMELIAAVNTSLNENKEVNLV, encoded by the coding sequence ATGACAAAAGTAAAAGTTGCTTCAATTGGATTTGGTCACCTCGGACAGTGGCATGCTCAGAAGGCCCATCAATTAGATGGATGTGAACTGATTGCTATTGTAGAGCCTTATGAGCCGAATCAGAAAAAAGCACAGGAAAAATATCCAGAAACCAAAATTGTTTCAGATATCAAAGAAGTGATGAATGAGATTGATGCTGCTGTTATTGCAACACCTACAAGTTATCACTATGAAATAGCTAAAGGCCTCCTTGAAAATGGAAAACATGTTTTTTGTGAAAAACCTGTAACGGTAACAGTTGAAGAAGCTAAGGAATTAAAAGAACTAGCTTCTAAAGCGGGTGTTAAGTTACAAGTTGGACATAGTGAAAGATGTCACCAGGTTTGGGAGAGATTAGAAGAGTTTAGTGAGATCGTTAAAAATAATAGCGTCGCAACTATTGTAAGAAATTCTCCTTTTAAAGGAAGGGCCGCAGATGTTGGAGTTGTTGAGGACTTGATGATTCATGATCTCGATCTTGCTCTGATGTTATTTGGTAAGCCTAAGTCAATTAGAGCTTATGGAATGAAGGTTCTCACTGATAAATTTGATCATGTTAAAGCACTATTAAATTACGGTCATTCTGTTGTAACAATTGAGAACTCTCGAAATGATGTAAAGACAGAGCGAAGTGTTCAGCTAAATTCAGCTAATGGAATCTTAAGAGTCGATCTTCTAAATAATAAAGTTTCTTATTCAAAAGATATTAAATCTGATAGTGAACAAGAAATTCACGAGTTTGACTATGAGAAGAGAGATCATCTCTATATTGAGCAAGAAAAATTCTATAATTCAATTACAAATAATATTGAAGAATTTGTAACAATTGATGATGGGATTGCTGCAATGGAATTAATTGCTGCCGTAAATACTTCATTGAATGAAAACAAAGAGGTTAACTTAGTTTGA
- a CDS encoding DUF3108 domain-containing protein, producing MNKLLSIILFLLLVSCAGALMQGESDEKDLVEIFENGDRETLEKFKTENPVAEPSLKSATQEPTKEEKEIVKKEKAKEKKLKEKVTKKKIEKKEEKIINPQTLDDYPEQYIAIDEKSKEYWKSYRPMYLIGEEFKFEIGWSIFKAGTATIRTMPMATMGGKEVLHVNGLLESAEYFEGIYKLKDTLDVYVDIEKGGFSPLKYEMKQRESGQLVDDLQLFDHDKLKTYFFYHRLKDGKTKNKKIQEYLPRYFTDSFSALYFLRGLPMKIGSKFEFPIVTRGKVWILKAEVDNVEEVEVMNKKFQAYRITAQTQFPGVLKKSGDINFWFSTDESRMLLKFAAKIKIGAVKGELISHKKGEYKK from the coding sequence TTGAATAAACTTCTTTCAATCATACTTTTTCTATTACTTGTTAGTTGTGCTGGGGCACTTATGCAAGGTGAGAGTGATGAAAAAGATCTCGTTGAGATCTTTGAAAATGGTGACCGTGAAACCTTAGAAAAGTTTAAAACAGAAAATCCTGTTGCCGAACCATCATTGAAGTCAGCAACTCAAGAGCCAACTAAAGAAGAAAAAGAAATCGTCAAAAAAGAAAAGGCCAAAGAGAAGAAGCTTAAAGAAAAAGTAACCAAAAAGAAGATAGAGAAAAAAGAAGAAAAAATTATAAACCCTCAGACTCTTGATGATTATCCTGAGCAATATATTGCGATTGATGAAAAGTCTAAAGAGTATTGGAAGTCTTATCGTCCAATGTATTTAATTGGAGAAGAATTTAAGTTTGAAATTGGGTGGTCAATTTTTAAAGCAGGCACAGCAACCATTAGAACAATGCCAATGGCGACAATGGGTGGTAAAGAAGTTCTCCATGTTAATGGGCTTTTAGAATCTGCAGAATACTTTGAAGGTATTTATAAGTTAAAAGATACACTCGATGTTTATGTTGATATTGAAAAAGGTGGCTTTTCACCTCTTAAGTATGAAATGAAGCAAAGAGAGTCTGGTCAGCTTGTTGATGATCTACAATTATTTGATCATGATAAGTTAAAGACTTATTTCTTTTATCATCGCTTAAAAGATGGAAAGACTAAGAATAAAAAAATTCAAGAATACTTACCACGTTATTTTACTGACTCTTTCTCTGCATTATATTTCCTGCGCGGGCTACCAATGAAAATTGGTTCAAAATTTGAATTCCCAATTGTAACAAGAGGGAAGGTTTGGATCTTAAAAGCAGAAGTGGATAATGTAGAAGAAGTCGAAGTCATGAATAAGAAGTTTCAGGCTTATCGAATAACAGCACAAACTCAGTTTCCTGGTGTTTTGAAAAAGTCTGGAGATATTAACTTTTGGTTCTCAACTGATGAGAGTCGAATGCTTCTAAAATTTGCCGCTAAAATTAAAATAGGTGCTGTAAAAGGTGAGCTTATTAGTCATAAGAAAGGTGAATATAAGAAATAA
- the lpxA gene encoding acyl-ACP--UDP-N-acetylglucosamine O-acyltransferase — protein MSDMNERFHPTALISEGAEIGEGTTIGAYCIIGPNVKIGKNCEIRNHVIINGHTKIGDNNKFYQFCSIGEEPQDLTYKEDPTEVEIGDNNVMREYVSIHRGTMKDRQKTSLGSNCLLMAKVHLGHDVVVGDRVIMANSTNLAGHVKVGNKVIIGGGTNISQFVKVAEGAYIGGASAIDKDIPLYCTAYGNRAKLRGINIIGLRRAGVERNAISEIVDFFRDMEASTYSPRTFVETEELMKPYANNEIIAQIKEHIISTKMGIAPFLT, from the coding sequence ATGAGTGATATGAATGAAAGATTCCATCCGACTGCACTTATTTCTGAAGGAGCAGAAATTGGAGAGGGGACAACAATAGGTGCATATTGCATTATTGGTCCAAATGTAAAGATTGGAAAAAACTGTGAAATTAGAAATCACGTTATTATAAATGGTCATACTAAAATTGGTGACAATAATAAGTTTTATCAATTTTGCTCTATTGGTGAAGAACCACAAGACTTAACTTATAAAGAAGATCCAACAGAAGTTGAAATTGGTGATAATAATGTAATGAGAGAATATGTCTCAATTCACCGTGGAACGATGAAGGATCGCCAAAAAACATCTCTAGGTAGTAATTGTCTTCTTATGGCAAAAGTTCACCTGGGTCACGATGTAGTTGTTGGGGATCGAGTAATCATGGCCAACTCGACAAACCTCGCAGGTCACGTAAAAGTCGGTAATAAAGTTATTATTGGTGGTGGAACAAATATTTCACAATTTGTTAAAGTTGCAGAGGGAGCATATATCGGTGGTGCTTCTGCAATTGATAAAGATATTCCTCTTTATTGTACTGCTTATGGAAATCGCGCAAAGCTTCGTGGAATCAATATTATTGGTCTTCGTCGTGCTGGAGTAGAAAGAAATGCTATTTCAGAAATCGTTGATTTCTTCCGTGATATGGAAGCTTCTACGTATTCTCCTCGTACATTTGTTGAAACAGAAGAGCTTATGAAGCCATATGCGAATAATGAAATTATTGCACAAATTAAAGAACATATTATTTCGACGAAAATGGGAATTGCACCATTTTTAACTTAA
- the lpxK gene encoding tetraacyldisaccharide 4'-kinase: MSQLNVKVFNMLSQLLTPVSFLWEWIYRLRRFAFKMGVFNSSKFEVPIISIGNLSLGGTGKTPFTLWIGNYLNDSLEKKTMVLTRGYKGELENSSGIIKTGKKISENPFVFGDEALVLSRNLKNASVVVGADRRDNLRRYYEEEKADIVLLDDGFQHLKIERDLNIVLFDSLLPISKYHCPPRGYLREGLSALKEADVVLFGRADLVDRSELDELEKFVLTHCKKDTPSGQFKYAPGAIRNLLHEEDIALDELNGKNVICVSGLASPQSFLKLVKQLNANIVDDFNFPDHHLYKVSELESLVSLAEEKDAIILTTEKDIVKMKRCSSSERIHYLQIGIEFLKGEELVKQRINSVIRDSRGQVE; this comes from the coding sequence ATGAGTCAGTTAAATGTAAAAGTTTTCAACATGCTATCCCAGCTTCTTACTCCAGTAAGTTTCTTGTGGGAATGGATCTATCGTCTTCGTCGTTTCGCGTTTAAGATGGGAGTTTTTAATTCTTCAAAGTTTGAAGTGCCTATTATTAGTATTGGAAACCTATCTCTTGGTGGAACAGGTAAAACACCATTCACTTTATGGATAGGGAATTATCTAAATGACTCACTAGAAAAAAAGACAATGGTTCTAACAAGAGGCTATAAAGGCGAGCTTGAAAACTCTAGCGGAATTATTAAGACGGGAAAGAAAATATCTGAAAACCCATTTGTTTTTGGAGATGAGGCCCTAGTCTTAAGTCGAAACTTAAAGAATGCTAGTGTTGTTGTTGGAGCTGACCGTAGAGATAATCTAAGACGCTACTATGAAGAAGAGAAGGCCGATATCGTCCTACTTGATGATGGGTTCCAACATTTAAAAATAGAGCGTGATTTAAATATCGTACTATTTGACTCTCTTTTACCGATTTCAAAATATCATTGTCCACCTAGGGGATATCTTAGAGAGGGACTAAGTGCTCTTAAGGAAGCAGATGTCGTCTTATTTGGACGAGCTGATTTGGTTGATAGAAGTGAATTAGATGAATTGGAAAAGTTTGTCCTTACTCACTGTAAGAAAGATACACCAAGTGGTCAGTTTAAGTATGCACCGGGGGCGATTAGAAACCTCTTACATGAAGAAGATATTGCTCTTGATGAATTAAATGGAAAGAATGTTATTTGTGTATCTGGGTTAGCTTCACCACAGTCTTTTTTAAAGTTAGTTAAACAGCTAAACGCCAATATAGTTGATGATTTTAATTTTCCTGACCATCACCTATATAAAGTCAGTGAGTTAGAAAGCTTAGTGTCCTTAGCGGAAGAAAAGGATGCCATCATTCTTACAACAGAAAAAGATATTGTTAAAATGAAGAGGTGTTCAAGTAGTGAGCGCATCCATTACTTACAAATTGGAATTGAATTTCTAAAGGGTGAGGAATTGGTAAAACAAAGAATTAATTCTGTTATTAGAGACTCTAGGGGGCAAGTTGAATAA
- the lpxB gene encoding lipid-A-disaccharide synthase — MKSCLIIAGEKSGEEHAMTFLPSLKEGASDIHFYGVGGSQMKESGVELLYELKDFSTWGVTEAIRKVPFYYKAYRHLIDEVKKRDTKVAILIDFQTFNLKLAMKLEKLGVKVLYYVAPQAWVWKEWRTKYLQQSVDTLFCILPFEKKWFMDRGVSKAITIEHPLLKKTKPLLKDFTRRSVDFKNEEFNLLLLPGSRRFEIEFMLPEFIKAVRNLKKKYNFNLTIVKASSVDNELFSRFEGEFDKIYRDDQLDEALKEADFSFATSGTVNLSLALYGVPSVISYDLNLLNTFIAENIVKYKGFVSIPNLILGHDVYPELLGDAFGHYNLERKAKELFENKERYEFVINELKKVKELTEGEDIEISQYLIDKLKQAYPEG; from the coding sequence TTGAAAAGCTGTCTAATTATTGCTGGTGAGAAATCTGGTGAAGAACATGCAATGACATTTCTTCCGTCCCTTAAAGAAGGGGCTTCGGATATCCATTTCTATGGAGTAGGCGGTAGTCAGATGAAAGAGTCTGGCGTTGAACTACTATACGAATTAAAGGACTTCTCAACTTGGGGAGTCACTGAAGCAATACGAAAGGTTCCTTTTTACTACAAGGCATATCGTCATCTTATCGATGAAGTAAAGAAGAGAGATACTAAGGTTGCTATACTGATTGATTTTCAAACCTTTAATCTAAAGTTAGCAATGAAACTTGAGAAATTAGGTGTAAAAGTTCTCTATTATGTTGCACCTCAGGCATGGGTTTGGAAAGAATGGAGAACGAAGTATCTCCAACAATCTGTTGATACGCTTTTTTGCATCTTACCCTTTGAAAAAAAGTGGTTTATGGATCGTGGTGTAAGTAAGGCCATTACAATTGAGCATCCTCTTTTGAAAAAGACAAAGCCGCTTCTTAAAGATTTTACACGCAGAAGTGTAGACTTTAAGAACGAAGAATTTAACTTACTTCTTCTTCCTGGTAGTCGTCGGTTTGAAATTGAATTTATGCTTCCAGAATTCATAAAGGCCGTAAGAAATCTTAAAAAGAAATATAATTTTAACTTAACTATTGTTAAGGCAAGCTCTGTTGATAATGAACTCTTCTCTCGTTTTGAAGGTGAGTTTGATAAAATTTATCGTGATGATCAACTAGATGAAGCTTTAAAAGAAGCAGATTTTTCTTTTGCAACTAGTGGTACGGTAAATCTCTCACTTGCCTTATATGGTGTACCAAGTGTTATTTCTTATGATTTAAATTTACTCAATACTTTTATTGCTGAGAATATCGTAAAATATAAGGGTTTTGTTTCAATACCTAATCTCATTCTCGGACATGATGTCTATCCTGAGTTATTAGGAGATGCTTTTGGCCATTATAATTTAGAGAGGAAGGCAAAAGAGTTATTTGAAAATAAAGAACGTTATGAGTTTGTTATTAATGAACTCAAGAAAGTAAAAGAATTAACTGAGGGAGAGGATATTGAGATCTCTCAGTATTTGATTGATAAGCTTAAGCAAGCTTACCCTGAAGGATAA
- a CDS encoding 30S ribosomal protein S1: MTDLNNLKQSWMQDYEVVLGEDIETKEETEFSKLLDSTETPTFTEGEVFKGKVVNISPDYVLVDIGYKQEGLVPKREFTNYDGSLKVSMGDEIEVYLDKLESHLGNLVLSMDKAQILKAWDKISEACEDGTPVTGTVVAKVKGGLSVDIGVKAFLPGSQIDVRPTRNLDKYIGKKMEFKVIKFNKKRGNIVLSRRAILQEERGKLRGEVLSQIEEGMVVKGIVKNITDYGAFIDLGGIDGLLHITDMSWGRVKHPSNILTLGDEIEVKILKFDKEKERVSLGLKQVQDNPWETANEKYVAGTKVKGEIVSVKDYGIFIELDDGIEGLIHVSEMSWTNSIKNPTKHFTVGEIVEAQVLEVDVENKRISLGIKQLQENPWDALEAKFPVGSKVNGKIKSIVEFGIFVDLGEEVDALIHVSDFSWTKKNINLNEEYNVGDEIEAAVVSVDKENQKFCLGVKQLKEDPWKKIETRLPVGTIVEAQIVRVTDFGAFVELETGIEGLVHISELSEDRVEKPEDVVKKGDVVKAMVISLDKDAKKIALSIKSALNSDTQGMQQDVVKSATLGDVLKGFNLGNEE; the protein is encoded by the coding sequence ATGACAGATTTAAACAATCTAAAACAATCTTGGATGCAAGATTACGAAGTTGTTCTTGGTGAAGACATCGAGACAAAGGAAGAGACAGAGTTTTCGAAACTATTAGATTCGACAGAAACTCCAACTTTCACAGAAGGTGAAGTTTTCAAGGGTAAAGTTGTTAACATTTCACCAGACTATGTTCTTGTTGACATTGGTTACAAGCAAGAAGGACTAGTTCCAAAAAGAGAATTCACTAACTACGATGGTTCTCTAAAAGTATCTATGGGTGACGAAATTGAAGTTTATTTAGATAAGCTAGAGTCACACCTAGGAAACCTTGTTCTTTCAATGGACAAAGCTCAAATCCTTAAAGCTTGGGATAAAATTTCTGAAGCTTGTGAAGATGGTACTCCAGTTACTGGTACTGTTGTTGCAAAAGTTAAGGGTGGTCTTTCTGTTGATATCGGTGTTAAGGCATTCTTACCAGGTTCACAAATTGATGTTAGACCTACTAGAAACCTTGATAAGTACATCGGTAAAAAGATGGAATTCAAAGTTATTAAATTCAACAAGAAACGTGGAAACATCGTTCTTTCTAGAAGAGCTATTCTTCAAGAAGAAAGAGGTAAGCTACGTGGTGAAGTTCTTTCTCAAATTGAAGAAGGAATGGTTGTTAAGGGTATCGTTAAAAACATCACTGATTACGGTGCATTCATCGATCTAGGTGGAATTGACGGTCTTCTACACATCACTGATATGTCATGGGGACGTGTTAAGCACCCATCTAATATCCTAACTCTTGGTGACGAAATCGAAGTTAAGATTCTTAAGTTTGATAAAGAAAAAGAAAGAGTATCTCTTGGTCTTAAGCAAGTTCAAGATAATCCATGGGAAACTGCTAACGAGAAATACGTTGCAGGAACTAAAGTTAAAGGTGAAATCGTATCTGTTAAAGATTACGGTATCTTCATTGAACTTGATGACGGAATCGAAGGTCTAATCCACGTTTCTGAAATGTCATGGACAAACTCTATCAAGAACCCAACTAAGCACTTCACTGTAGGTGAAATTGTTGAAGCTCAGGTTCTAGAAGTAGATGTAGAAAACAAGAGAATCTCTCTTGGTATCAAGCAACTTCAAGAAAACCCATGGGATGCTCTAGAAGCTAAGTTCCCTGTTGGTTCAAAAGTTAACGGAAAAATCAAATCAATTGTTGAATTTGGAATCTTCGTTGACCTTGGAGAAGAAGTAGATGCACTAATTCACGTATCTGATTTCTCTTGGACTAAGAAGAATATCAACCTAAACGAAGAATACAATGTTGGTGACGAGATTGAAGCTGCTGTAGTTTCAGTTGATAAAGAAAACCAAAAATTCTGTCTAGGTGTTAAACAACTTAAAGAAGATCCTTGGAAGAAGATTGAAACAAGACTTCCAGTTGGTACAATCGTTGAAGCTCAAATCGTTAGAGTAACTGATTTTGGTGCTTTCGTTGAACTTGAAACTGGTATTGAAGGTCTAGTTCACATCTCTGAACTATCTGAAGATAGAGTTGAGAAGCCAGAAGACGTAGTTAAGAAAGGTGACGTAGTTAAGGCTATGGTTATCTCTCTTGATAAAGATGCGAAGAAAATTGCTCTTTCTATCAAGTCTGCTCTAAACTCTGATACTCAAGGAATGCAACAAGATGTAGTTAAGTCTGCAACTCTTGGTGACGTTCTTAAGGGTTTCAACCTAGGAAATGAGGAATAG
- a CDS encoding type II secretion system protein yields the protein MLKFTKNENGFTLMEIVIAAGLLGFLALAFMKYQQNQIKSTKTNINKTELNNYFQGMKAYMGKPGTCKRTFEKLGRLENRLIVEKILRPDGEAKYSLEEKVAATNYILSSMYISDLFVNKIEDRELHRGEAVLNVELTRINNTSYGAKKLNKSFEIDMYVDNENKISDCGVLGGLYLPLGPSVISNTETTNESQDDSSSESVSSADDSSSESLSSKDDMDKVFQRSIQEASQKTGQQISQEDIKKAVQDSPELQKAMESLKVLQESNKKMEALMNEEF from the coding sequence ATGCTTAAATTTACGAAAAATGAGAATGGTTTTACCTTAATGGAAATAGTTATTGCTGCGGGACTTTTGGGTTTCTTAGCTTTAGCGTTTATGAAATATCAGCAAAATCAGATTAAATCGACAAAGACAAATATCAATAAAACCGAGTTAAATAACTACTTTCAGGGGATGAAGGCCTATATGGGGAAGCCTGGAACTTGTAAAAGAACTTTTGAGAAGCTTGGCCGCTTAGAGAATCGATTAATAGTAGAAAAGATTTTAAGACCTGATGGTGAAGCAAAGTATTCTCTTGAAGAAAAAGTGGCCGCTACTAACTATATTCTTTCATCGATGTATATAAGTGATCTATTTGTTAATAAGATTGAAGATCGCGAACTTCACCGCGGTGAGGCCGTCTTAAACGTTGAGCTTACGCGAATAAATAATACTTCCTATGGAGCGAAAAAACTAAATAAGAGTTTTGAGATTGATATGTATGTTGATAATGAGAATAAGATCTCTGATTGTGGTGTTTTAGGAGGGCTTTATCTCCCTCTTGGTCCTTCTGTAATTTCTAACACGGAAACTACTAATGAATCTCAGGATGATAGCAGTAGTGAGAGTGTAAGTTCTGCAGATGACAGCAGTAGTGAGAGTTTAAGTTCAAAGGATGATATGGACAAGGTCTTTCAAAGGTCTATACAGGAAGCAAGTCAGAAAACGGGACAGCAAATTTCACAGGAAGATATCAAGAAGGCCGTTCAAGATAGTCCTGAACTTCAAAAGGCAATGGAGTCTTTAAAGGTACTTCAAGAATCAAATAAGAAGATGGAAGCCTTGATGAACGAAGAGTTTTAG
- a CDS encoding 3-hydroxyacyl-ACP dehydratase FabZ family protein translates to MHLSKEEVMKILPHREPFLFVDEITSVEATGEVNDIKDLVGAVVKGNYTTREDHPIFAGHFPGNPILPGVVQVEMMAQFTSFQLKLYYKNLEEGDFEVALLSIEGAKFRKPVYPGMRLEIETVCTKMRTGFLQNDCKIFHNGELMSQCQVLATFKVKE, encoded by the coding sequence ATGCATTTAAGCAAAGAAGAAGTAATGAAAATTCTCCCTCACAGGGAACCGTTTTTATTTGTTGATGAAATTACAAGTGTTGAAGCGACTGGTGAGGTCAATGATATCAAAGATCTAGTTGGTGCTGTTGTTAAAGGAAATTATACAACGAGAGAAGACCATCCAATTTTTGCTGGTCACTTCCCTGGAAATCCTATTCTTCCAGGTGTTGTTCAAGTTGAAATGATGGCCCAGTTCACTTCATTCCAGTTAAAACTTTATTATAAAAATTTAGAAGAAGGTGACTTCGAAGTTGCGCTATTATCAATTGAGGGTGCAAAATTTAGAAAGCCTGTCTATCCAGGGATGAGATTAGAAATTGAGACTGTTTGTACAAAAATGCGAACAGGGTTTTTACAAAATGATTGTAAGATTTTTCACAATGGAGAATTAATGAGCCAGTGTCAGGTCTTAGCAACTTTTAAAGTTAAAGAATAA
- the lpxD gene encoding UDP-3-O-(3-hydroxymyristoyl)glucosamine N-acyltransferase → MKVSLESLIKNDSDLKLLAGNKDLSLNSISSIEEINDEEVLFLGNKKFFKKYQQAKVENKIVIIIDEKLYEELDQEDRESLSNNTLALLTSSNIPISITKASKVFYEKQRGSIAFELDGRKDGSAKIHPSVKIAEGVFIGENVEIESDCFIMPGCVIMPNVKISQGTTLYSNVTIYPETVIGKNCRIHGGTTIGSDGFGYNFHQGVHHKIWHFGGVLIGDDVEIGANSCVDQGTFTPTRIGSGTKIDNHVQVGHNVQLGKGVILCGQVAIGGSTKIGDYAVFGGKSAVADNLEVGMAAQISGGSTVIGNVAAQETVGGYPARPMREFLRSIAFIRKNIKR, encoded by the coding sequence GTGAAAGTTAGTCTTGAAAGCCTCATCAAAAATGATTCAGATTTAAAGTTATTAGCAGGAAATAAAGATTTATCTTTGAATAGTATTTCTTCAATTGAGGAAATTAATGATGAAGAGGTCTTATTTTTAGGAAATAAAAAGTTCTTTAAAAAATATCAACAGGCCAAAGTCGAAAATAAAATTGTAATTATTATCGATGAAAAGCTTTATGAAGAATTAGACCAAGAAGATAGAGAGTCTCTCTCAAATAATACACTTGCTCTGTTAACTTCTAGTAATATTCCAATTTCAATTACAAAAGCATCAAAGGTTTTCTATGAAAAGCAAAGAGGTAGTATTGCTTTTGAGCTTGATGGTAGAAAAGATGGAAGTGCTAAGATTCACCCTTCTGTAAAAATTGCTGAAGGTGTTTTCATCGGCGAAAATGTCGAAATTGAAAGCGATTGTTTTATCATGCCTGGTTGCGTGATTATGCCAAATGTTAAAATCTCTCAGGGAACGACTCTTTATTCAAATGTGACAATTTATCCCGAAACTGTCATTGGAAAGAATTGTCGAATCCATGGAGGAACTACTATTGGTAGTGATGGCTTTGGTTATAATTTCCATCAAGGCGTTCATCATAAAATCTGGCACTTCGGTGGAGTTCTTATTGGTGACGATGTGGAAATCGGTGCGAATTCTTGTGTGGATCAAGGAACATTTACACCGACACGTATTGGAAGTGGAACTAAAATAGATAATCATGTTCAAGTTGGTCATAATGTTCAACTTGGGAAAGGTGTAATTCTGTGCGGACAGGTTGCAATCGGTGGAAGTACAAAGATAGGTGATTATGCTGTCTTTGGTGGTAAGTCTGCTGTCGCTGACAACTTAGAAGTAGGAATGGCCGCTCAGATCTCTGGTGGATCAACTGTTATCGGTAATGTGGCCGCGCAGGAAACTGTTGGAGGTTATCCTGCAAGGCCAATGCGTGAATTTTTAAGATCAATTGCCTTTATTAGAAAGAATATTAAAAGGTAG